One window of Desulfarculus baarsii DSM 2075 genomic DNA carries:
- a CDS encoding response regulator: MSKTILVVDDSATLRMSVEMTLSPAGFTVVQATNGSEGLQALKKMEQQRTQPDMIISDINMPIMDGIAFIKEVKKTSFKFVPILVLTTEREDSKKLEGKQAGASGWLVKPFKPDTLLTVVRKFTRSLA; encoded by the coding sequence ATGAGTAAAACCATCCTTGTGGTCGACGATTCGGCCACGCTCAGAATGTCAGTGGAGATGACGCTTTCGCCCGCCGGCTTCACGGTGGTTCAGGCCACCAATGGCAGCGAGGGCCTCCAGGCCCTGAAAAAGATGGAGCAGCAGCGCACGCAGCCGGACATGATCATCAGCGACATCAACATGCCGATCATGGACGGTATCGCCTTCATCAAGGAAGTCAAAAAGACCAGCTTCAAGTTCGTGCCCATCCTGGTGCTGACAACCGAGAGGGAAGACAGCAAAAAGCTCGAGGGCAAACAGGCGGGGGCCTCGGGCTGGCTGGTCAAGCCCTTCAAGCCCGACACGCTTCTGACGGTGGTCCGCAAGTTCACGCGCTCCTTGGCCTGA
- a CDS encoding STAS domain-containing protein translates to MLNCVLDNDVITISGEAKVQYLESLGDCLQRGLDSESAVRLSLAQVTEIDTAGLQALLSFLLTRKEIGPVNIIDSSPVVERALELTGLKQAFSAFAG, encoded by the coding sequence ATGCTCAACTGCGTGCTCGACAACGACGTCATAACGATCTCGGGCGAGGCCAAGGTTCAATACCTCGAATCGCTGGGCGATTGCCTGCAGCGTGGGCTGGATTCCGAAAGCGCCGTGCGCCTGAGCCTGGCCCAGGTCACCGAGATCGACACGGCCGGATTGCAGGCGCTGCTTTCGTTTTTGTTGACACGCAAGGAAATCGGGCCGGTTAACATCATCGATTCTTCTCCGGTCGTCGAGAGGGCGCTGGAGTTGACCGGCCTGAAACAAGCCTTCAGCGCCTTTGCGGGATAG
- a CDS encoding STAS domain-containing protein, translating to MELTVTQRGDQVRIEVVGSIDERGAEEMKRRFLELDVSSIKEVVFDFSGVTFVGSAGIGKLLLFYKNLAAGGGSIRIENMSNDIYTMFKVVKLDKIFNISAS from the coding sequence ATGGAATTGACCGTCACTCAGCGTGGAGACCAGGTTCGCATCGAGGTAGTGGGCAGCATCGACGAGCGCGGCGCCGAGGAAATGAAAAGGCGTTTCCTGGAACTGGACGTCTCCAGCATCAAGGAAGTCGTGTTCGACTTCAGCGGCGTGACTTTCGTGGGCAGCGCCGGCATCGGCAAACTGTTGTTGTTTTACAAAAATCTGGCGGCCGGCGGCGGCAGCATTAGAATTGAAAACATGTCCAACGACATCTACACTATGTTCAAGGTGGTCAAGCTGGACAAGATTTTCAACATTTCAGCCAGCTAG
- a CDS encoding PilZ domain-containing protein — MKSKKANKKAGEIVIEYEEDRRNYFRMDLPSDKPVVIKVEGRQLKALDLSAGGAAALGPPLPQEKPLKAILVLPGAQEPIPMILSSLGQLREGVVRLRFDKIRERDQERIHQFVLDLQKEEMARKRKAQALAQQKKRI, encoded by the coding sequence TTGAAAAGCAAAAAGGCCAATAAAAAGGCCGGCGAAATAGTCATCGAATACGAAGAGGACCGTCGCAACTATTTCAGGATGGACCTGCCCAGCGACAAGCCGGTGGTCATCAAGGTGGAGGGCCGCCAGCTGAAGGCCCTGGACCTGAGCGCCGGCGGCGCGGCCGCGCTGGGCCCGCCCCTGCCCCAGGAAAAGCCGCTGAAGGCCATCCTCGTCCTGCCCGGCGCGCAAGAGCCCATCCCGATGATCCTCAGCTCCTTGGGTCAGTTGCGCGAGGGCGTGGTGCGGCTGCGTTTCGACAAAATCCGCGAACGCGACCAAGAGCGCATCCACCAGTTCGTGCTGGATCTGCAAAAGGAAGAAATGGCCAGGAAACGCAAGGCCCAGGCCCTGGCCCAGCAAAAAAAGCGCATCTGA
- a CDS encoding OmpA/MotB family protein, protein MAPKNNNDADTLITDDAGEEGREWLVTYADMVTLLLTFFVMMLSLARLDTERFEQIVTSIQYSLGASVAPGGRIGRIDAHDTKRMSLSELTGRQTDPIMQDIREVTDQKNLDDVVEVIDQGDKVILRVKGQLLFNTGSSDINPQALGVLKAIADVVDRNPGWRLDVKGHTDSRPISSVKFASNWELSSLRATAVLRYLIEQGVSPSRLTATGYADTQRLVPDSSEENMARNRRVEFVLEKQKGQ, encoded by the coding sequence GTGGCGCCAAAAAACAATAACGACGCCGACACGCTGATCACCGACGACGCCGGCGAGGAAGGCCGCGAGTGGTTGGTGACCTACGCCGATATGGTCACGCTGCTGTTGACTTTTTTCGTGATGATGCTTTCGTTGGCGCGGCTGGACACCGAACGCTTCGAGCAGATCGTCACCTCCATTCAATACAGCCTGGGGGCCAGCGTGGCCCCCGGCGGACGCATCGGGCGCATCGACGCCCACGACACCAAGCGCATGAGCCTCTCCGAGCTGACCGGCCGCCAGACCGACCCCATCATGCAAGATATCCGCGAGGTCACCGACCAGAAAAACCTCGACGACGTCGTCGAGGTCATCGACCAGGGCGACAAGGTCATCCTGCGGGTCAAGGGCCAGCTCTTGTTCAACACGGGCTCGTCGGACATCAACCCCCAGGCCTTGGGCGTGCTCAAGGCCATCGCCGACGTGGTCGACCGCAATCCTGGCTGGCGGCTCGACGTCAAGGGCCACACCGACTCGCGGCCCATCAGTTCGGTAAAATTCGCCAGCAACTGGGAGCTAAGTTCCCTCAGGGCCACGGCCGTGTTACGATATCTGATAGAACAAGGCGTGAGCCCCAGCAGACTTACCGCCACCGGCTACGCCGACACCCAGCGGCTGGTCCCCGATAGCTCCGAGGAGAACATGGCCCGGAATCGGAGGGTTGAATTTGTTCTTGAAAAGCAAAAAGGCCAATAA
- a CDS encoding motility protein A — protein sequence MDFATILGIFSGLALISGAIFSQGGVDLFINLPSMMIVMGGTLAATLITFPLPEVVHAFRAASQVFRQRKINPNEVVRLLLTLANISRRQGLVALSKVKTNDAVLKKALMLIADGAPEELIRQTLRIEIDALRARHMDAQDVFKKMGSYAPSFGMLGTLIGLVQMLGQLDDPATIGPAMAVALITTFYGSLLSSLFFLPIAGKLRNRTNIELVNLELIFEGAVSILENNNPMLIYEKLSSFIPPKQREAYNPEKTGGAKKQ from the coding sequence ATGGATTTCGCCACCATATTGGGCATTTTCTCGGGTTTGGCGCTGATTTCCGGGGCCATCTTCAGCCAGGGCGGGGTGGATCTGTTCATCAACCTGCCCAGCATGATGATCGTCATGGGCGGGACGTTGGCGGCCACGCTGATCACCTTTCCCCTGCCCGAGGTGGTTCACGCCTTCCGCGCGGCCAGCCAGGTCTTTCGCCAGCGCAAGATCAACCCCAACGAGGTCGTGCGGTTGTTGCTGACGCTGGCCAACATCTCGCGACGGCAAGGCCTGGTGGCCCTGTCCAAGGTCAAGACCAACGACGCGGTGCTCAAAAAAGCCCTGATGCTCATCGCCGACGGCGCGCCCGAGGAGCTTATCCGCCAGACGCTGCGCATCGAGATCGACGCCCTGCGCGCCCGGCACATGGACGCCCAGGACGTGTTCAAAAAGATGGGCTCCTACGCGCCGTCTTTCGGCATGCTGGGCACGCTCATCGGCCTGGTGCAGATGCTGGGACAACTCGACGACCCGGCCACCATCGGCCCGGCCATGGCCGTGGCCTTGATCACCACCTTTTATGGTTCGCTGTTGTCTTCTTTGTTTTTTTTGCCTATCGCCGGCAAACTGCGCAACCGCACCAACATCGAGTTGGTCAACCTGGAGCTGATCTTCGAGGGCGCCGTCAGCATCCTCGAAAACAACAACCCCATGCTGATTTACGAAAAGCTCAGTTCCTTCATCCCGCCCAAGCAGCGCGAAGCCTACAACCCGGAGAAGACCGGTGGCGCCAAAAAACAATAA
- a CDS encoding ChaN family lipoprotein, which translates to MNQPPKQPPPQPGAIFERARPAPLDQAALAQTLARARLVLVGESHRHPGHHAIQAMVLELVAQGRDPRRVVLGVEWLDQTKQPACDELSAGRIDVDEFAKKVDWERSWGYDLELYRPILQMARDKGLRLAALGAPLEVIRQIGRQGLASLGPSQRAAIAPALDLDDAAYRAQVAAQAPMHGQLSGGGLDDFFAAQVARDETMAHNMAARLTPWPDGDAVGVVMVGVGHMAHGLGLPPRLVRRLPGARMVRVMPVEPDAADEISLLFQADYADVLIVSTPAPPRPPRLGVILEPAPGGGLGVRAVLPGSAAEAAGLRAGDVLESVDGKRLRQAKDIHDAVKADPARKRVFDVRRGERLLRLEIGPRPL; encoded by the coding sequence GTGAACCAACCGCCCAAACAGCCGCCGCCTCAGCCCGGCGCGATCTTCGAACGCGCGCGGCCCGCGCCGTTGGACCAGGCCGCGCTGGCCCAAACCCTGGCCCGGGCGCGGTTGGTGCTGGTCGGCGAGAGCCATCGCCACCCCGGTCACCACGCCATCCAGGCCATGGTGCTGGAGCTTGTGGCCCAGGGTCGCGACCCGCGCCGGGTGGTGCTGGGCGTGGAATGGCTGGATCAGACCAAGCAACCGGCCTGCGACGAACTGAGCGCCGGCCGGATCGACGTGGATGAATTCGCCAAAAAAGTCGACTGGGAACGCTCCTGGGGCTACGACCTGGAGCTATACCGCCCGATCTTGCAAATGGCGCGCGACAAGGGCCTGCGCCTGGCGGCTTTGGGCGCGCCGCTGGAAGTCATCCGCCAGATCGGCCGCCAGGGCCTGGCCTCGCTGGGGCCAAGCCAACGGGCGGCCATCGCCCCGGCCCTGGATTTGGACGATGCGGCCTACCGCGCCCAGGTGGCGGCCCAGGCGCCCATGCACGGCCAGTTGAGCGGTGGCGGGCTGGATGACTTTTTCGCCGCCCAGGTGGCCCGCGACGAAACCATGGCCCACAACATGGCCGCCCGGCTCACGCCCTGGCCCGATGGCGACGCCGTGGGCGTGGTGATGGTGGGCGTGGGGCACATGGCCCATGGCCTGGGCCTGCCGCCGCGTCTGGTCCGTCGCCTGCCCGGGGCGCGCATGGTGCGGGTAATGCCGGTGGAGCCGGACGCCGCGGATGAAATTTCGCTTTTGTTCCAGGCTGATTACGCCGATGTGCTTATCGTGTCCACGCCCGCGCCGCCCCGGCCGCCGCGCCTGGGCGTGATCTTGGAGCCCGCGCCTGGCGGCGGGCTCGGGGTGCGGGCGGTCTTGCCGGGCTCGGCGGCGGAGGCGGCCGGCCTGCGGGCCGGCGACGTGCTGGAGTCCGTCGACGGCAAGCGGCTGCGCCAGGCCAAGGATATTCACGACGCGGTCAAGGCCGACCCGGCCAGGAAACGCGTCTTTGACGTGCGCCGCGGCGAGCGCCTCTTGCGTTTGGAAATCGGTCCGCGGCCGCTTTAG
- a CDS encoding M23 family metallopeptidase, which yields MAMKLRPWLLAPIIIIVLLAGLAVFLWPHYEGNVPRITLEKAPKGLGLKNEIDFQVTDQGKGLRWVRVYLRQGQKTAMLLEHKPEGPTASVALKATAAPLAMGFSQGPAELVIEASDNSLRNWGSGNLSQIVLPLAIDTTPPRIMQRSGITYVNRGGSAVAVYEIDDGTTEHGVMVGQRRFKGHNPWPDQPRAAMCLFAFPFDEPRESRVSLWAADHAGNKANAPLRWRLRWRNFRADKLNASDNFLAEIQARFGMQAPPTAAATPLAVFQWVNVELREQNHQRIAQAASQTGPYQLWSGTFLRAPGKTMAGFGEHRTYFHNGQEISQGYHLGIDLADVERSPVPAAAGGVVRLAENLGIYGNCVIVDHGQGLSTLYGHLSQMGVTVGQTVEMGQELGLSGATGLALGDHLHFSVMVDGIFVVPTEWWDPHWIQDNVLYHYEESGLPTPLATPAGGKAAGQPQAAPTVK from the coding sequence ATGGCCATGAAATTGCGTCCCTGGTTGTTGGCGCCGATCATTATCATCGTCTTGCTGGCCGGCCTGGCCGTGTTCCTTTGGCCCCACTACGAGGGCAATGTTCCCCGCATCACCCTGGAGAAAGCGCCCAAGGGCCTGGGCCTGAAAAATGAAATCGACTTCCAGGTCACGGACCAGGGCAAGGGCCTGCGCTGGGTGCGGGTCTACCTGCGCCAGGGCCAGAAAACGGCAATGCTGCTGGAGCACAAGCCCGAAGGCCCCACGGCGTCGGTGGCCCTGAAGGCCACGGCCGCGCCTTTGGCCATGGGTTTCAGCCAGGGCCCGGCAGAGCTCGTGATCGAGGCCAGCGACAATTCGTTGCGCAACTGGGGCTCGGGCAACCTGAGCCAGATCGTTCTGCCCCTGGCCATCGACACCACCCCGCCGCGCATCATGCAGCGTTCGGGCATCACCTACGTCAACCGGGGCGGCAGCGCCGTGGCCGTCTACGAGATCGACGATGGGACCACCGAACACGGCGTGATGGTGGGCCAGCGCCGTTTCAAGGGTCACAATCCCTGGCCCGACCAGCCGCGGGCGGCCATGTGCCTGTTCGCCTTCCCCTTTGACGAGCCTCGTGAATCCCGCGTGAGCCTGTGGGCCGCGGACCACGCCGGCAACAAGGCCAACGCGCCGTTGCGCTGGCGGCTGCGCTGGCGCAACTTCCGCGCCGACAAGCTAAACGCCTCCGACAACTTCCTGGCCGAGATCCAGGCCCGTTTCGGCATGCAGGCCCCGCCGACGGCGGCCGCCACGCCCTTGGCCGTGTTCCAGTGGGTCAACGTGGAGCTGCGTGAACAGAATCACCAGCGCATCGCCCAGGCCGCCAGCCAGACGGGGCCCTACCAGCTCTGGTCCGGCACGTTTTTGCGGGCCCCGGGCAAGACCATGGCCGGTTTCGGCGAACACCGCACCTATTTCCACAACGGCCAGGAAATCAGCCAGGGCTATCACCTGGGCATCGACCTGGCCGATGTCGAACGCAGCCCCGTCCCGGCGGCGGCCGGCGGCGTGGTGCGCTTGGCCGAAAACCTGGGCATCTACGGCAATTGCGTGATCGTCGACCACGGCCAGGGCCTGTCCACCCTCTACGGCCATCTCTCACAAATGGGCGTAACCGTGGGCCAAACCGTGGAAATGGGCCAGGAACTGGGCCTTTCCGGCGCGACGGGCCTGGCCCTGGGCGATCACCTGCATTTTTCGGTGATGGTCGACGGCATCTTCGTGGTGCCCACCGAGTGGTGGGATCCCCATTGGATCCAGGACAACGTGCTCTATCATTACGAGGAATCCGGCCTGCCCACGCCCTTGGCCACGCCGGCCGGCGGCAAGGCGGCGGGCCAGCCCCAAGCCGCTCCGACTGTGAAATAG
- a CDS encoding gamma carbonic anhydrase family protein, which yields MAPSALVAGEVDLADEVSVWYGCVIRGDVGAIAVGARSNIQDMSVLHVSRGGPPCLVGRDVLVGHRAVLHGCSIEDEAFIGIGAIILDGARVGAGAMIAAGGLVPPGALIPPGALAMGSPAKVKRQLSSEEMARNQAQTREYLQTARQHRRLWPLPQDDRRR from the coding sequence GTGGCCCCGAGCGCCCTGGTGGCCGGCGAGGTGGATCTGGCCGACGAGGTCAGCGTGTGGTACGGCTGCGTCATCCGCGGCGACGTGGGGGCCATCGCCGTGGGCGCGCGCTCCAACATCCAAGACATGAGCGTGCTGCACGTCTCGCGCGGCGGGCCGCCGTGCCTGGTGGGGCGTGACGTGCTGGTGGGCCATCGGGCGGTGTTGCACGGCTGCTCCATCGAGGACGAGGCCTTCATCGGCATCGGGGCCATCATCCTCGACGGCGCGCGGGTGGGGGCCGGGGCCATGATCGCCGCCGGCGGTTTGGTCCCGCCGGGCGCGCTGATCCCGCCGGGCGCGCTGGCCATGGGCTCGCCGGCCAAGGTCAAACGCCAGCTTTCGTCCGAGGAGATGGCGCGCAACCAGGCCCAGACGCGGGAATACCTGCAAACCGCCCGCCAACATCGGCGTCTGTGGCCCTTGCCCCAAGACGATCGCCGCCGATGA
- a CDS encoding Sfum_1244 family protein gives MSAAGPERLLEELLPQVRANCLMADAAVAGRFALCGLLLRLRNLHKWERDLPPWQEGAPDEVLAWVSEREEVWDALGELTPRPIRLAGRDHDPFDADGLNAHLEPLGLHYGAGLVGASLPVFFLAKQERRWRCNGLEIISLGHEFTRDIFFLPGLRQDGRIFLRRGPLPYLLWDLAADPRRSQRRFVGFGLAGYGLDHQQLLRRPTWEALVPVMEGELQSVLWHELGEAGDGELAAGLLRRVWLEHPGSELEHFVRGVKDLLADAGPDGRLKRIIEGRLRGQIGFYPAWLHGYPRLLFPEIDAAVMELMANDDWAAVEQARQLAWRRAVAAVEGLEDVLGRQTGQAARAEAQAKVIGPLTGFRRLPGE, from the coding sequence ATGAGCGCCGCCGGCCCCGAGCGCCTGCTGGAGGAATTGCTGCCCCAGGTGCGGGCCAATTGCCTGATGGCCGACGCCGCCGTAGCCGGGCGTTTCGCCTTGTGTGGCCTGCTGCTGCGCCTGCGCAATCTCCACAAGTGGGAGCGCGACCTGCCGCCCTGGCAGGAGGGCGCGCCCGACGAGGTGCTGGCCTGGGTCAGCGAGCGCGAGGAGGTCTGGGACGCCCTGGGCGAGTTGACGCCCCGGCCCATTCGGCTGGCCGGCCGCGACCACGACCCCTTTGACGCCGATGGGCTCAACGCCCATCTGGAGCCCCTGGGCCTGCACTACGGCGCGGGGCTGGTGGGGGCGTCGCTGCCGGTGTTTTTTCTGGCCAAACAGGAACGTCGCTGGCGCTGCAACGGGCTGGAGATTATCAGCCTGGGCCATGAGTTCACCCGCGACATCTTTTTTTTGCCGGGCCTGCGCCAGGATGGCCGCATTTTTCTGCGGCGGGGGCCCTTGCCCTACCTGCTGTGGGACTTGGCCGCCGACCCCCGGCGCAGCCAGCGGCGTTTTGTCGGCTTCGGCCTGGCCGGCTACGGCCTGGATCACCAACAACTGCTGCGTCGGCCGACCTGGGAGGCCCTGGTCCCGGTCATGGAGGGCGAACTGCAAAGCGTGCTGTGGCACGAACTGGGCGAGGCCGGCGACGGCGAGTTGGCCGCCGGGCTGCTGCGCCGGGTCTGGCTGGAGCATCCGGGCAGCGAGCTGGAGCATTTCGTGCGTGGGGTCAAGGACTTGCTGGCCGACGCCGGGCCCGATGGACGCTTGAAGCGCATCATCGAGGGCCGTCTACGGGGCCAGATCGGCTTTTACCCAGCTTGGCTGCACGGTTATCCGCGCCTTTTGTTTCCCGAGATCGACGCGGCGGTCATGGAACTGATGGCCAACGACGATTGGGCGGCCGTCGAGCAGGCGCGCCAATTGGCCTGGCGACGGGCCGTCGCGGCGGTGGAGGGCCTGGAAGATGTGTTGGGCCGCCAGACCGGCCAGGCGGCCAGGGCCGAGGCCCAGGCCAAGGTGATCGGCCCGCTGACCGGCTTCCGACGGCTGCCCGGCGAGTAG
- the infA gene encoding translation initiation factor IF-1: MSRDDLIHLEGAVTRTLGGGQMEVETEQGHTLRAVLSGRMKRFKIKVLVGDKVRVSVSPYDLSHGLITYRLK; the protein is encoded by the coding sequence TTGAGCCGCGACGATCTGATCCATCTCGAAGGCGCCGTCACCCGCACGCTGGGCGGCGGCCAGATGGAGGTTGAAACCGAGCAGGGCCACACCTTGCGGGCCGTGCTGTCGGGCCGCATGAAACGCTTTAAAATCAAGGTGTTGGTGGGAGACAAAGTCCGCGTCAGCGTCTCGCCCTACGATCTTTCCCACGGCTTGATCACCTACAGGCTCAAGTAA
- the rpmB gene encoding 50S ribosomal protein L28, with product MSQVCAFCGKKPQVGYNISHAHNKTKRRFNPNLQSVRHVEGGTVKRIRVCTRCLRSGKVVKPA from the coding sequence ATGAGCCAGGTTTGCGCCTTCTGCGGCAAGAAACCCCAGGTCGGCTACAACATCAGCCACGCCCACAATAAAACCAAACGGCGCTTCAACCCCAACCTGCAGTCGGTGCGTCACGTCGAGGGCGGCACGGTCAAACGCATCCGCGTCTGCACCCGTTGCCTGCGCTCGGGCAAGGTGGTCAAGCCCGCCTGA